A section of the Candidatus Limnocylindrales bacterium genome encodes:
- a CDS encoding cytochrome P460 family protein, with product MKKSIIFLGIGGFLISLSLGVIALSGESNQQKVNYPKDYRNWTHVKSMVIQQGHPLFEAFGGIHHIYANEKALEAMTSGKSYPDGAILVFDLLEAKVENNAIVEGPRKVLGVMEKNTKSFTETGGWGFETFKDDTQERVVKDPKGDCFSCHASQTKTDFVFSSYRK from the coding sequence ATGAAAAAATCGATTATATTCTTAGGAATAGGGGGTTTCCTCATAAGTCTTTCTTTAGGGGTCATTGCGTTATCAGGTGAAAGCAATCAGCAGAAAGTTAATTATCCCAAGGATTACCGAAATTGGACCCATGTGAAATCCATGGTGATTCAGCAGGGTCATCCGCTTTTTGAAGCTTTTGGTGGAATCCATCATATCTATGCCAATGAGAAAGCCCTGGAGGCCATGACATCGGGCAAATCCTATCCCGATGGAGCGATTTTAGTTTTTGATCTCCTAGAAGCCAAAGTTGAAAATAATGCTATTGTGGAAGGCCCCCGGAAAGTTCTCGGTGTGATGGAAAAGAACACCAAAAGCTTTACCGAAACCGGTGGGTGGGGTTTTGAGACATTCAAAGATGATACCCAAGAGCGGGTGGTTAAGGATCCAAAGGGGGATTGTTTTTCCTGCCATGCTTCCCAGACAAAAACAGATTTTGTATTTAGCAGTTACCGAAAGTAA
- a CDS encoding MarR family transcriptional regulator: MESVFNLSTQHRETDSKIVAALERLSQAFRILLWEQAKEHDLSPIQIQFLVYLLYHQQERVFLCRVSQLAREFDLTQATVSDAVKSLEEKNLVYREPYPGDKRIFTLRLTPQGKQLALKLSTWANVIKENVAQFCPKEQEIVLKFLMQLIASLQRAGIITISRMCITCRFFQPDAHPGTDSPHHCRLIDKPLANSELRIDCPEHEPLIGAKGQK; this comes from the coding sequence ATGGAATCCGTATTTAACCTATCTACACAGCATCGAGAAACAGACAGTAAAATTGTTGCTGCACTGGAACGGCTCTCTCAGGCCTTTCGTATTTTGCTTTGGGAGCAGGCAAAAGAACATGACCTGAGTCCTATTCAGATCCAGTTCCTTGTTTATTTACTTTATCATCAGCAGGAAAGGGTTTTCCTGTGCCGGGTCAGTCAACTTGCCAGGGAATTTGACCTGACCCAGGCTACGGTAAGTGATGCGGTTAAATCACTGGAAGAGAAAAATCTTGTTTATCGAGAACCCTACCCCGGCGATAAGCGTATTTTTACCTTGCGGTTGACTCCCCAGGGCAAACAATTAGCCCTAAAGCTTTCCACCTGGGCCAATGTAATCAAGGAGAATGTAGCCCAGTTTTGCCCTAAGGAACAGGAAATCGTCCTTAAATTCCTGATGCAGTTGATTGCATCCCTGCAAAGGGCGGGGATTATTACCATCTCCAGGATGTGTATAACTTGTAGATTTTTTCAACCAGACGCCCATCCTGGTACCGATTCCCCCCACCATTGCAGGCTCATCGACAAACCCCTGGCCAACTCAGAGCTAAGAATCGACTGCCCGGAACATGAACCGCTTATAGGGGCTAAAGGCCAGAAATGA